The following coding sequences lie in one Desmodus rotundus isolate HL8 chromosome 1, HLdesRot8A.1, whole genome shotgun sequence genomic window:
- the KLF9 gene encoding Krueppel-like factor 9, with amino-acid sequence MSAAAYMDFVAAQCLVSISNRAAVPEHGGAPDAERLRLPEREMTKEHGDPGDTWKDYCTLVTIAKSLLDLNKYRPIQTPSVCSDSLESPDEDMGSDSDVTTESGSSPSHSPEERQDPGSAPSPLSLLHPGVAAKGKHASEKRHKCPYSGCGKVYGKSSHLKAHYRVHTGERPFPCTWPDCLKKFSRSDELTRHYRTHTGEKQFRCPLCEKRFMRSDHLTKHARRHTEFHPSMIKRSKKALANPL; translated from the exons ATGTCCGCGGCCGCCTACATGGACTTCGTGGCTGCCCAGTGTCTGGTTTCCATTTCGAACCGCGCCGCGGTTCCGGAACATGGGGGAGCTCCGGACGCCGAGCGGCTGCGACTACCTGAGCGCGAGATGACCAAGGAACACGGTGACCCGGGGGACACCTGGAAGGATTACTGCACACTGGTCACCATTGCCAAGAGCTTGTTGGACCTGAACAAGTACCGACCCATCCAGACCCCCTCGGTGTGCAGCGACAGTCTGGAGAGTCCGGATGAGGATATGGGATCCGACAGCGACGTGACCACCGAATCTGGGTCGAGTCCTTCCCACAGCCCGGAGGAGAGACAGGATCCTGGCAGCGCGCCCAGCccgctctccctcctccaccctggaGTGGCTGCGAAGGGGAAACACGCCTCCGAAAAGAGGCACAAGTGCCCCTACAGTGGCTGTGGGAAAGTCTATGGAAAATCCTCCCATCTCAAAGCCCATTACAGAGTGCATACAG GTGAACGGCCATTTCCCTGCACGTGGCCAGACTGCCTTAAAAAGTTCTCCCGCTCAGACGAGCTGACCCGCCACTACCGGACCCACACTGGGGAAAAGCAGTTCCGCTGTCCGCTCTGTGAGAAGCGCTTCATGAGGAGTGACCACCTCACAAAGCACGCCCGGCGTCACACCGAGTTCCACCCTAGTATGATCAAGCGATCCAAAAAGGCGCTGGCCAACCCTTTGTGA